From a region of the Salifodinibacter halophilus genome:
- a CDS encoding transglycosylase SLT domain-containing protein — QIERAAWAIREWDDALSRFDDTQRRLAIEIAQGYNWFDRAVFSLNKTPQEQRLYYLRFPLHHGETIRRESLKNGIDPAWVAAEIRAESIFNPTARSGANAMGLMQVLPGTGAQVAKSLGL, encoded by the coding sequence CCAGATCGAACGCGCGGCCTGGGCGATCCGCGAATGGGACGACGCGCTGAGCCGCTTCGACGACACCCAGCGGCGCCTGGCGATCGAGATCGCCCAGGGCTACAACTGGTTCGACCGCGCGGTGTTCTCGCTCAACAAGACCCCGCAGGAACAGCGCCTGTACTACCTGCGCTTCCCGCTGCACCACGGCGAGACCATCCGCCGCGAATCGCTCAAGAACGGGATCGACCCGGCCTGGGTCGCGGCCGAGATCCGTGCCGAGAGCATCTTCAACCCGACCGCGCGCTCCGGCGCCAACGCCATGGGCCTGATGCAGGTGCTGCCCGGCACCGGCGCGCAGGTGGCCAAGAGCCTGGGCCTGC